Proteins encoded within one genomic window of Borrelia parkeri:
- the secF gene encoding protein translocase subunit SecF, with the protein MQKVFNFLKYGNKVIIVSFCMILSGFIYTFMYHGGYNWGIDFSSGVNINFVIDKSGIKDYDIQRILSSVYKTFDVNKIISSDDSKSQFSIIVKSDITDYALKKEIHSTLIDKLNTEFGANVEILDSYFIDSNFSSILRTKSMLLVCLTFTLILFYVALRFRLSYAVASIFATIHDILFVVAFLGIFRIEINSSIIVSILTIIGYSLNDTIIIFDRIRENSRNMTDTLFVNILNVSIKQTLSRTILTSMTTFVAVLSIYVFTEGAIKDFSLIFMVGVVVGTYSSIFIASPILLSCYKKIK; encoded by the coding sequence ATGCAAAAGGTGTTTAATTTTTTAAAATATGGAAATAAAGTTATTATAGTTAGTTTTTGTATGATCTTATCAGGCTTTATTTATACTTTTATGTATCATGGTGGTTATAATTGGGGAATAGACTTTTCTTCAGGAGTTAATATTAATTTTGTAATAGATAAATCAGGTATTAAAGATTATGATATACAAAGAATACTCTCTTCAGTTTATAAAACATTTGATGTTAATAAAATTATTTCAAGTGATGATTCTAAGAGTCAGTTCTCTATTATAGTGAAGTCAGACATTACTGATTATGCTTTAAAAAAAGAGATTCACAGTACATTAATTGATAAATTGAATACTGAATTTGGTGCTAATGTTGAAATTCTTGATTCTTATTTTATTGATTCAAATTTTTCATCTATTTTAAGGACAAAATCAATGTTATTGGTTTGTTTAACATTTACACTTATTTTATTTTATGTGGCGTTGAGATTTAGGTTGAGTTATGCTGTTGCATCAATATTTGCAACGATACATGATATACTTTTTGTAGTTGCTTTTTTAGGGATATTTAGGATAGAAATAAATAGTTCAATAATCGTTTCTATATTGACAATTATTGGGTATTCTTTAAATGACACGATAATTATTTTTGATAGAATTAGGGAAAATTCTAGGAATATGACAGATACTTTATTTGTAAATATTTTAAATGTAAGTATTAAGCAAACTTTATCAAGAACTATTTTGACATCTATGACGACATTTGTTGCTGTACTCTCTATTTATGTGTTTACTGAGGGAGCTATTAAAGATTTTTCTCTAATATTTATGGTAGGTGTTGTTGTTGGTACTTATTCTTCAATTTTTATAGCTTCTCCTATTCTTTTAAGTTGTTATAAAAAAATTAAATAG
- a CDS encoding alpha/beta hydrolase: MNIKNTIFILIFLLLLIVVGPRIKFRNEFEETKIPNKLGEIDQYLLIEESKFNLEANTKKEIIWNGDQKRTEYAVIYIHGFGASKNEIYPIPNNIAKALNANIFFTRLKGHGINDKNAFKDVKTKDWLRDIDEAIQIGQSIGEKLILIGTSNGGACAIWALKNYPDKIYSAFLISPNIYPKDKRTSLIYYPWGRQIAYLITGGYNELEIRQNKKIEHEEVTPFHSPIRQVDSIIAMMGLVKLINNNGFNEIKTPLTIAYSPNDPTVDSQTINKFISEYGGYKKTIPMILVERIHSHVPAGNHSYRSAQNTSYLTKHAVDFIKNIKSK; encoded by the coding sequence ATGAATATAAAAAACACAATTTTTATCTTGATATTCTTACTTCTTTTAATAGTAGTAGGACCAAGAATAAAATTTAGAAATGAATTTGAAGAAACTAAAATTCCCAATAAACTTGGAGAAATTGATCAATACTTACTAATTGAAGAATCCAAATTCAATCTAGAAGCAAATACAAAAAAAGAAATCATATGGAACGGGGATCAAAAAAGAACAGAATACGCAGTAATATATATTCACGGATTTGGAGCATCTAAAAATGAGATTTATCCTATCCCAAATAACATAGCAAAAGCATTAAACGCAAATATCTTCTTTACAAGACTCAAAGGACACGGAATTAACGACAAAAACGCATTTAAAGACGTCAAAACTAAAGACTGGTTAAGAGATATTGATGAAGCCATTCAAATTGGACAATCAATAGGAGAAAAATTAATACTCATTGGAACCTCAAATGGTGGAGCTTGTGCTATTTGGGCATTAAAAAACTACCCAGACAAAATATATTCTGCCTTTTTAATATCACCTAATATTTATCCTAAAGACAAAAGAACAAGTTTAATTTACTATCCTTGGGGACGTCAAATTGCTTACCTTATAACAGGTGGATATAATGAACTTGAAATAAGACAAAATAAAAAAATAGAACATGAAGAGGTCACACCATTCCATTCACCAATACGACAAGTCGATTCAATAATTGCAATGATGGGTCTTGTTAAATTAATTAATAATAATGGTTTCAATGAGATAAAAACTCCGCTAACAATAGCTTATTCCCCAAATGACCCTACAGTAGATTCTCAAACAATAAATAAATTCATAAGTGAATATGGAGGATATAAAAAAACAATACCAATGATCCTTGTTGAAAGAATTCACTCTCATGTTCCTGCAGGAAATCATAGTTACAGGAGTGCTCAAAATACATCTTATTTAACAAAACATGCAGTTGATTTTATTAAAAATATAAAAAGCAAGTGA
- a CDS encoding PTS transporter subunit EIIC: MGKFFENAQKFGRSFMLPIAILPAAGLFLGIGGALSNPATINAYSFLNVFFLQSVFNIMRTAGAIIFVNLPPIFAIGVAVGLAKSDKGTAGLAAFIGYLVLNSTIGILIDMFSNSEELSKGAVGLILGIRTLETGVFGGIIVGILTYYLHNKFNKIEFPKVLGFFSGSRFIPIIVSFSNILLAVCMFIFWPFMQAGISKMGVLVDATGYVGTLIYGIFLRMLGPFGLHHIFYLPFWTTGLGGSEIINGKLVEGTQNIFFAELASHSTDKFFVGTSRFMSGRFITMMFGLPGAALALYRLAKPNQKTKVFGLLFSSALTSFLTGITEPLEFSFLFVAPVLYVIHAVFDGFAFMLAHMLQITIGQTFSGGFIDFILFGILQGNARTNWVLVPLVGVFWFFLYYFSFAFLISKFDYKTPGREDTINSNDTFLSDSNVKGDNVASQVIMGLGGGDNIIELDCCATRLRVTVKDSLKVLKNTLENTGAKGVLIKDSGVQVIYGPGVSVLKNEIEEILGN, translated from the coding sequence ATGGGGAAGTTTTTTGAAAATGCCCAAAAGTTTGGACGTTCTTTTATGTTGCCTATTGCTATTCTTCCTGCAGCAGGATTATTTCTGGGTATTGGAGGTGCTTTATCTAATCCGGCAACTATCAACGCATATTCTTTTTTGAATGTATTTTTTCTTCAGTCAGTATTTAATATAATGCGTACTGCCGGTGCTATTATTTTTGTTAATTTGCCACCGATATTTGCAATTGGAGTTGCCGTTGGACTTGCAAAATCAGACAAGGGAACAGCAGGACTTGCTGCCTTTATTGGATATCTTGTTTTGAATTCTACTATTGGTATTTTAATTGATATGTTTAGTAATTCCGAGGAGCTCTCAAAAGGAGCTGTTGGATTAATACTTGGAATTAGAACTTTAGAAACAGGTGTTTTTGGAGGAATTATTGTTGGCATTTTAACTTATTATCTTCATAATAAGTTTAATAAAATTGAATTCCCAAAAGTTCTTGGATTTTTTTCAGGTTCTAGGTTTATACCAATAATAGTTTCTTTTTCAAATATTCTTCTTGCTGTATGTATGTTTATATTTTGGCCATTCATGCAAGCTGGAATTAGCAAAATGGGTGTATTAGTGGATGCAACAGGATATGTTGGTACTCTGATTTACGGAATTTTTTTACGAATGCTTGGTCCTTTTGGACTGCATCATATATTTTATTTGCCTTTCTGGACAACAGGTCTTGGTGGTTCTGAAATTATTAATGGTAAGTTAGTTGAGGGAACTCAGAATATCTTTTTTGCTGAACTTGCCTCTCATAGTACTGATAAATTTTTTGTTGGAACTAGTCGTTTTATGAGTGGAAGATTTATTACTATGATGTTTGGATTGCCAGGTGCTGCTCTTGCGCTTTATCGCCTTGCAAAACCTAATCAAAAGACAAAGGTTTTTGGTCTTTTATTCTCATCAGCTTTAACTTCTTTTTTGACAGGAATTACAGAACCTCTTGAATTTTCTTTTCTCTTTGTAGCACCAGTTCTTTATGTGATTCATGCAGTATTTGATGGTTTTGCATTTATGTTGGCTCATATGTTACAAATCACAATAGGACAGACTTTTTCTGGAGGATTTATTGATTTTATTCTTTTTGGAATTTTGCAGGGGAATGCAAGAACAAATTGGGTTTTAGTTCCATTGGTAGGTGTTTTTTGGTTTTTCCTATATTATTTTAGTTTTGCCTTTTTAATATCTAAATTTGACTATAAAACCCCTGGGAGAGAAGATACTATAAATTCTAATGACACATTTCTTTCTGATTCAAATGTCAAGGGAGATAATGTTGCATCTCAAGTAATTATGGGACTTGGGGGAGGTGATAATATTATTGAACTTGATTGTTGTGCTACAAGGCTTAGAGTTACTGTGAAAGATTCTCTTAAAGTTTTAAAAAATACCTTAGAGAATACAGGAGCAAAGGGAGTCCTTATCAAGGATAGTGGCGTGCAAGTGATTTATGGTCCTGGTGTTAGTGTGCTTAAAAATGAAATTGAAGAAATTCTTGGTAATTAA
- the yajC gene encoding preprotein translocase subunit YajC has product MFLLQDFSHSSSFFRSLLVFIPVIAIFWFLVISPQRKEEKKKKDMIKNLKKGDKVLTIGGIFGIVKKVNDSEVVLELSPTSEVRFIKTSVERIILDEIKDKN; this is encoded by the coding sequence ATGTTTTTATTGCAAGATTTTAGCCATAGCAGTAGTTTTTTTAGGAGTTTATTGGTTTTTATTCCCGTAATTGCTATATTTTGGTTTTTAGTAATATCGCCTCAGCGTAAAGAAGAGAAGAAAAAAAAGGATATGATCAAAAACCTTAAAAAGGGTGATAAGGTCTTAACTATAGGTGGGATTTTTGGGATTGTTAAAAAGGTTAATGATTCTGAAGTTGTGCTTGAACTTAGTCCAACTTCAGAGGTAAGGTTTATAAAAACTTCAGTTGAAAGAATTATTCTTGATGAAATTAAAGATAAAAATTAA
- the rpiA gene encoding ribose 5-phosphate isomerase A: MEEQKKLVSQYAIDHYVKSNMHLGIGTGTTVFYAIKYLSEKIKSGDLKNLKLYPTSSNTKYLLARENITYESKFTKLSKNIDITIDGADEILLETKALIKGGGAAHLMEKIVAYNSHQLLIIADETKIVQTLGTRTSVPIEIIPDALAFITTNLENMNFNPVLRTCKSKAGPIITDNNNYILDVKMNIENPKGAEKYFKLLPGILEIGIFNHQNTKIIYYQNGQIKET; this comes from the coding sequence ATGGAAGAACAAAAAAAGCTAGTTTCACAATACGCAATTGATCATTATGTAAAAAGCAACATGCACCTTGGAATTGGAACAGGAACAACGGTTTTTTATGCAATTAAATATTTAAGCGAAAAAATAAAATCTGGGGACTTAAAAAACTTAAAACTTTATCCAACAAGTAGTAATACAAAATATTTACTTGCAAGAGAAAATATTACATATGAGTCCAAATTTACAAAACTCAGCAAAAATATAGACATAACAATTGACGGAGCTGATGAAATTTTATTAGAAACAAAAGCCCTAATAAAGGGTGGTGGAGCAGCTCATCTAATGGAAAAAATAGTGGCATATAATTCTCATCAATTACTGATTATTGCAGATGAAACAAAAATTGTACAAACTTTAGGAACAAGAACATCTGTACCAATTGAAATTATTCCAGATGCTCTTGCATTTATTACAACAAACCTTGAAAACATGAACTTTAATCCTGTTTTAAGGACTTGTAAGTCTAAAGCAGGACCAATAATAACTGATAATAATAACTACATCTTAGATGTAAAAATGAATATCGAAAATCCTAAAGGAGCTGAAAAATACTTTAAATTACTCCCAGGAATACTTGAAATTGGTATTTTTAATCATCAAAACACTAAGATCATATACTATCAAAATGGACAGATTAAAGAAACTTAA
- a CDS encoding transcriptional repressor — MNNNTIEVHSTLEKVGITNDPILLKSLTTELGMKASHSRNRIILHIASNPKEYFTAKEIYNKLIKEIPSLSKATVYNTLNILKERNILKDIKTTDQKETRFYLSLTSTIAHFKCNKCNQVYPIQLDDIKDILKDKLGEEWKTKSIEIIYSGSCNNCYQQSKKEKSNIDYENN, encoded by the coding sequence ATGAACAACAATACAATAGAGGTACATTCCACTTTAGAAAAAGTCGGAATTACTAATGACCCTATCTTGCTAAAATCATTAACAACAGAGTTGGGCATGAAAGCCTCACATTCAAGAAATAGAATCATTCTACACATTGCCTCAAATCCAAAAGAGTATTTTACAGCAAAAGAGATTTACAATAAATTAATAAAAGAAATACCAAGTTTATCAAAAGCAACAGTGTATAATACATTAAACATTTTAAAAGAACGTAATATTCTTAAAGATATAAAAACAACCGATCAAAAAGAAACAAGATTCTATCTAAGTTTGACTTCTACAATAGCTCACTTTAAATGCAACAAATGCAATCAAGTTTATCCCATCCAACTTGATGACATTAAAGATATTCTGAAAGACAAACTTGGAGAAGAATGGAAAACCAAATCCATTGAAATTATTTACTCAGGATCATGTAATAATTGTTATCAACAATCTAAAAAAGAAAAATCTAATATTGATTATGAAAATAATTAA
- the psgB gene encoding HemN-related non-iron pseudo-SAM protein PsgB, with protein sequence MNFLRLTDLSIYIDLTKCFSYVFFDKILQELSYYLKVLGSPQIKTLYIKYETLGLGNDSDLESFLTSLSQNFDFLTLDEFTFELHPLEITPSLLAILNDFSVSRISIDIKSFSSNFLKVMGVYEISLAEINNAVNGIRKFDFDLNIDLNINIPYQEKMHLRNDLIKLIACAPEHICLSEILVDEENCIIDIFKDVSFNYNEAKAEDFWFYAFDFLESNGYMNYEISNFALRGHESKHNLRYWELKPYLGLGVNSVSLLVISKGDGLKAVIKMDDNFLGGGKSTAAFEILSDLDFFICHFITNLGTKKGLEVSVLKRRFIYNQEDFCNFINYLLRLSKGFVFSNDILYLNGHERFKLDFYLRLIREYLVSNSFKVNFKFL encoded by the coding sequence GTGAATTTTTTGCGTTTAACGGATTTAAGTATTTATATTGATCTCACCAAGTGTTTTAGTTATGTTTTTTTTGATAAAATATTGCAAGAATTGTCTTATTATTTAAAGGTTTTGGGATCTCCACAAATTAAGACTCTTTATATTAAATACGAAACCTTAGGGCTTGGTAATGATTCTGATTTAGAATCATTTTTAACTTCTCTATCTCAAAATTTTGATTTTCTTACATTGGATGAATTTACCTTTGAATTACATCCTTTAGAGATTACACCTTCACTTTTAGCAATTTTAAATGATTTTTCTGTTAGTAGGATTAGTATTGATATAAAGAGTTTTTCTTCAAACTTTTTAAAAGTGATGGGTGTTTATGAGATATCTTTAGCTGAAATAAATAACGCAGTAAATGGTATTCGTAAATTTGATTTTGATTTGAATATTGACTTAAATATTAATATTCCTTATCAAGAAAAAATGCATCTTAGAAATGATTTAATAAAGTTAATTGCATGTGCTCCTGAACATATTTGTCTTTCAGAAATTCTAGTTGATGAGGAAAATTGTATTATTGATATTTTTAAAGATGTTTCTTTCAATTATAATGAGGCTAAGGCTGAAGATTTTTGGTTTTATGCTTTTGATTTTTTGGAATCTAATGGCTATATGAATTATGAGATTTCAAATTTTGCTTTAAGGGGGCATGAGAGTAAACATAATTTGCGATATTGGGAGCTTAAACCATATTTGGGTCTTGGAGTAAATTCTGTTAGTTTGCTTGTTATTTCCAAAGGTGATGGTCTTAAGGCTGTAATTAAGATGGATGATAATTTTTTAGGTGGTGGGAAATCTACAGCAGCTTTTGAGATTTTAAGTGATTTAGATTTTTTTATTTGTCATTTTATTACAAATCTTGGGACTAAGAAGGGTCTTGAGGTTTCTGTTTTGAAGCGTAGGTTTATATATAATCAGGAAGATTTTTGTAATTTTATTAATTATCTTTTGAGATTAAGTAAAGGATTTGTTTTTAGCAATGATATTCTTTACTTGAATGGACATGAAAGATTTAAATTGGATTTTTATCTTCGGTTGATTAGAGAATATTTAGTTAGCAATTCTTTTAAAGTGAATTTTAAGTTTCTTTAA
- the secD gene encoding protein translocase subunit SecD, which yields MNKVSKFILILCVTSFAYLLIFPTLKWYFFTNDEDKKISSYSKEALRDYSKNKALSSLIELKKLYQKNPNAQIPDDLKYLIPIAQNNYKIYGKEFPKSFDNVKVLRDGFLTDSDIEELSLEIYRYYEEIKRNKNRIIQLGLDLSGGMSVTISLDYSGLEQKLGKTLSFQEKEEAFERTMQILKERVDTFGLTEPKITREASGNKIFLDVPGEMDEKRVDSLLSGRGNLIFYVVDNETTSVLNTKILEAGPLYSISDIKNSMGLGDNKEIFPWYVKDSYGIDDESTVRYYVVDSSVESSFDGSHISDAGLLNDHKTGRDMVTFNLDNEGSEKFFEFTKKNIGKALAVVMEGKIKSVANISHAIAGGNVSIQGDSFDKREASELALVFKTAAFPVEIKIDDLRIIGPTIGEKTVKLGIKASLLALVLVFLFMLAYYKISGFVAGFSLVIYNLFLILAILSAFNFTLTLTSIAGLVLTMGMAVDINIIIYERIKEEIRNGRKFERAFDDGFKKAFWAIMDSNITTFIAVLFLTLLGTGTIQGFAWTLSIGIVASLFSSLIFSRFILEFIMSFSKSKCLSISWSSNYAKGV from the coding sequence ATGAATAAAGTCTCTAAATTTATATTAATACTATGTGTGACATCATTTGCTTATCTTTTAATATTTCCTACTCTAAAATGGTATTTTTTTACTAACGATGAGGATAAAAAAATTAGTTCATATTCAAAAGAGGCTTTAAGGGATTATTCTAAAAATAAGGCATTGAGTTCACTTATTGAACTTAAAAAGTTGTATCAAAAGAATCCTAATGCTCAAATTCCAGATGATTTGAAGTATTTAATTCCAATTGCTCAAAATAATTATAAGATTTATGGAAAAGAGTTTCCCAAATCTTTTGATAATGTCAAAGTCTTAAGAGATGGTTTTTTAACAGATTCTGATATTGAAGAACTTAGTCTTGAAATTTATAGGTATTATGAAGAGATAAAGAGGAATAAAAACAGAATAATACAACTTGGACTTGATTTGTCTGGAGGAATGAGTGTTACTATTTCTCTTGATTACTCAGGTCTTGAACAAAAATTGGGAAAAACTTTGAGTTTTCAAGAAAAGGAAGAAGCTTTTGAACGTACAATGCAAATACTTAAAGAGAGAGTAGACACCTTTGGGCTTACAGAACCTAAGATTACGAGAGAAGCAAGTGGAAATAAGATTTTTTTAGATGTTCCAGGAGAAATGGATGAGAAGCGTGTTGATTCTCTTTTAAGTGGTAGAGGAAATTTGATCTTTTATGTGGTTGATAATGAGACTACTTCTGTTCTTAATACTAAAATACTAGAAGCCGGACCTCTTTACTCAATTTCTGATATTAAAAATAGCATGGGACTTGGAGATAATAAGGAAATTTTTCCTTGGTATGTTAAGGATTCTTATGGTATTGATGATGAATCTACAGTTCGTTATTATGTTGTTGATTCTAGTGTTGAGAGTTCGTTTGATGGTTCTCATATTAGTGATGCTGGGTTGTTAAACGATCACAAAACAGGTAGAGATATGGTTACATTTAATCTAGATAATGAGGGAAGTGAAAAATTTTTTGAATTTACCAAAAAAAATATTGGTAAGGCTTTAGCTGTAGTTATGGAAGGAAAAATTAAATCAGTGGCTAATATTAGTCATGCTATTGCTGGTGGAAATGTTTCAATTCAGGGAGATTCTTTTGATAAGCGCGAAGCTAGTGAGCTTGCACTTGTTTTTAAAACAGCAGCTTTTCCAGTTGAAATAAAGATAGATGATTTAAGAATTATTGGACCTACTATTGGAGAGAAAACAGTTAAACTTGGAATAAAAGCATCTCTTCTTGCGCTTGTTTTGGTTTTCTTATTTATGTTGGCATATTACAAGATAAGTGGTTTTGTAGCGGGTTTTTCATTGGTTATTTATAATTTATTTTTAATATTGGCAATTTTGTCAGCATTTAACTTTACTTTGACTCTTACAAGTATTGCAGGTCTTGTATTGACAATGGGTATGGCTGTTGATATTAACATAATTATTTATGAGCGGATTAAGGAAGAGATTAGAAATGGTCGAAAATTTGAGAGAGCATTTGATGATGGATTTAAAAAAGCTTTTTGGGCAATAATGGATTCAAATATTACAACATTTATTGCTGTGCTTTTTTTAACTCTTCTTGGAACCGGGACTATTCAAGGTTTTGCTTGGACTTTGTCTATAGGGATTGTAGCATCACTTTTTAGTAGTTTAATCTTTTCAAGGTTTATTTTGGAATTTATTATGTCTTTTAGTAAAAGCAAATGTTTAAGTATCTCTTGGAGTTCAAATTATGCAAAAGGTGTTTAA
- the groL gene encoding chaperonin GroEL (60 kDa chaperone family; promotes refolding of misfolded polypeptides especially under stressful conditions; forms two stacked rings of heptamers to form a barrel-shaped 14mer; ends can be capped by GroES; misfolded proteins enter the barrel where they are refolded when GroES binds) encodes MAKDIYFNEDARKSLLSGIEKLSNAVKVTLGPKGRNVLIDKKFGSPTVTKDGVSVAREIELDNALENMGAQLLKEVAIKTNDLAGDGTTTATVLAYAIAREGLKNVSSGINPIGIKKGIEHAVALASEKIRKSAKKITTKEEIAQVASISANNDTSIGEKIAEAMDRVGKDGVITVEESKTFDTTISYVEGMQFDRGYLSPYFSTNKENMSVSFDDAYILICEKKISTIKELLPVLEKVLNTNKPLLIIAEDIEGDALAALVLNSVRGALKVCAIKAPGFGDRRKAMLEDIAILTGGVFVSEELGLTLENVELEQLGQAKSVKVDKDNTTIINTGNKEQIKERAELIKKQIEETSSEYDKEKLQERLAKLVGGVAVINVGAVTELELKEKKHRVEDALSATRAAVEEGVVPGGGSTLIEVAMYLDTVDTSKLSYEEKQGFEIVKRSLEEPMRQIIANAGFESSIYIHQIKTDKKGLGFDAASFKWVNMIESGIIDPAKVTRSALQNAASIAGLLLTTECAITEVKEEKSNTGGGYPMDPGMGMM; translated from the coding sequence ATGGCTAAGGACATATATTTTAATGAAGATGCTAGAAAAAGTTTACTAAGCGGTATTGAAAAATTATCAAATGCTGTGAAAGTAACCCTTGGTCCTAAGGGGAGAAATGTTTTAATTGATAAAAAATTTGGGTCTCCTACTGTTACAAAAGATGGAGTGAGTGTTGCTCGTGAAATTGAGCTTGATAATGCTCTTGAAAATATGGGAGCACAACTTTTAAAAGAAGTTGCAATTAAAACAAATGATCTAGCTGGGGATGGAACTACTACTGCTACTGTACTTGCTTATGCAATTGCAAGAGAGGGCCTTAAGAATGTTTCTTCTGGAATTAATCCAATTGGAATAAAAAAAGGGATAGAGCATGCTGTGGCTTTAGCTTCTGAGAAAATTCGTAAATCAGCTAAAAAAATCACTACTAAGGAAGAAATTGCGCAGGTAGCATCTATTTCTGCAAACAATGATACTTCCATAGGTGAAAAAATTGCTGAAGCAATGGACAGAGTTGGTAAAGATGGAGTTATTACTGTTGAGGAGTCAAAGACTTTTGATACTACAATCTCTTATGTTGAGGGCATGCAATTTGATAGAGGATATTTATCTCCTTATTTTTCTACAAATAAAGAAAATATGAGTGTAAGCTTTGATGATGCCTATATCTTAATATGTGAGAAGAAGATTAGTACGATTAAAGAACTTTTGCCAGTTCTAGAAAAAGTTTTAAATACAAATAAGCCTTTGTTAATTATTGCTGAAGATATTGAGGGTGATGCTCTTGCTGCACTTGTTCTAAATAGTGTTCGTGGGGCTTTAAAGGTTTGTGCAATTAAAGCTCCTGGATTTGGTGACAGACGTAAGGCAATGCTTGAAGACATTGCAATACTTACTGGAGGAGTGTTTGTTAGTGAAGAATTGGGACTTACTCTTGAGAATGTTGAACTTGAGCAGCTTGGTCAGGCTAAATCAGTAAAAGTTGATAAAGATAATACTACAATTATTAATACTGGAAATAAAGAGCAAATCAAAGAGCGTGCAGAGCTTATTAAAAAACAAATTGAAGAGACAAGTTCTGAATATGATAAAGAAAAACTCCAAGAACGTCTTGCAAAACTTGTTGGTGGAGTTGCCGTTATTAATGTTGGTGCTGTTACTGAGCTGGAACTTAAAGAGAAAAAACATAGGGTTGAGGATGCTTTATCTGCAACTCGTGCTGCTGTTGAAGAAGGTGTTGTTCCTGGTGGTGGGTCAACTCTTATTGAAGTTGCTATGTATCTTGATACAGTTGATACAAGTAAACTTAGCTATGAAGAGAAGCAAGGTTTTGAGATCGTGAAGAGAAGTCTTGAAGAACCAATGAGACAAATAATTGCTAATGCTGGATTTGAGAGTTCTATTTATATTCATCAGATTAAAACTGACAAAAAAGGACTTGGTTTTGATGCAGCTAGTTTTAAATGGGTAAATATGATTGAGAGTGGTATAATTGACCCTGCTAAGGTTACAAGAAGTGCTCTTCAAAATGCGGCTTCAATTGCAGGATTGCTCTTGACAACAGAGTGTGCTATTACTGAAGTTAAAGAAGAAAAGAGTAATACTGGTGGCGGGTATCCTATGGATCCTGGAATGGGAATGATGTAA
- a CDS encoding DnaJ domain-containing protein produces the protein MSKDYYNILGIHKNATTEEIKKAYKKLAIKYHPDKNKGNKFAEEKFKEINEAYEILSSPQKKANYDNFGSANFNNNFNTEGFSKGFKDTAFHNFKSFDLFSDIFGGTTKGTLKDTEITIKISLYDAYMGGKKAILINNEKIDINIPKGTIETTKLKFNEKGSINPISGKRSNLIIKFEISSYKNFTLKERNLETKINVYPWEIALGSEKVFETIEGKKIKIKIPKDTKNEEILSLKGLGMPALGNTSKGDLRVKLIVNVPKIINDEVKKIYERLKEIYN, from the coding sequence ATGTCTAAAGACTATTACAACATACTTGGAATACACAAAAACGCTACAACAGAAGAAATCAAAAAAGCCTATAAAAAATTAGCCATAAAATATCACCCTGACAAAAATAAAGGAAACAAATTTGCCGAAGAAAAATTTAAAGAAATAAATGAGGCTTATGAAATTCTCTCATCTCCTCAAAAAAAAGCCAATTATGATAATTTTGGAAGTGCAAATTTTAATAATAATTTCAACACAGAGGGATTTAGTAAAGGATTTAAGGATACTGCCTTTCATAATTTTAAAAGCTTCGATTTATTCTCTGATATTTTTGGAGGAACTACAAAAGGCACACTTAAAGATACAGAGATAACTATTAAAATTTCACTATATGACGCTTATATGGGAGGTAAAAAAGCAATATTAATAAACAACGAAAAAATTGACATTAATATTCCAAAGGGAACAATTGAGACTACTAAATTAAAGTTTAATGAAAAGGGAAGCATAAATCCAATTTCCGGGAAAAGAAGTAACTTAATTATCAAATTTGAAATATCAAGTTATAAAAATTTTACTTTAAAAGAACGAAATTTAGAAACAAAAATTAATGTATATCCATGGGAAATAGCTTTGGGTAGTGAAAAAGTCTTTGAAACAATTGAAGGTAAAAAAATAAAGATAAAAATTCCAAAAGATACAAAAAATGAAGAAATACTAAGTTTAAAAGGTCTTGGCATGCCTGCACTTGGCAATACCAGCAAAGGGGATCTCAGAGTTAAACTAATAGTAAATGTTCCTAAAATCATTAACGATGAAGTAAAAAAAATATATGAACGACTAAAAGAAATATATAATTAG